The following proteins come from a genomic window of Triticum aestivum cultivar Chinese Spring chromosome 6A, IWGSC CS RefSeq v2.1, whole genome shotgun sequence:
- the LOC123130782 gene encoding uncharacterized protein codes for MVVGFRRTISFPAPKSAPAAGSNGKSAAGYRVRSASLPCRFHPLVLQLDEDVAALRDLAGGLASAATARSITEAAEQLGRVLVSLSELLHHPQAQEPLRRLGRSPFAERLLDDFLRLADAHGSFRDVLVALTALQAEARAALRREDPARLASAARGLRRSGRDLPRIASSARAVAGKAPPPAPAGLPSDAAALAAAIVDAAAAVASASAAVFSGVSALSIAAATARVDVVSAPCWMPSPARFASSSAAPRTGHHIVTTKPSSMRIWWVADLMRWMSRAKRRSASKQHADDGCSAKQPQPDAALVDLDPEEEDRKAAFERMDNLGRCVADVESSGENVFRALVNTRVSLLNILSPSF; via the coding sequence ATGGTGGTCGGTTTCCGCCGCACGATCTCGTTCCCCGCGCCCAAGTCCGCGCCGGCGGCGGGGTCGAACGGGAAGTCCGCGGCCGGCTACCGCGTCCGCTCGGCCAGCCTGCCCTGCCGGTTCCACCCGCTGGTGCTCCAGCTCGACGAAGACGTCGCGGCCCTGCGCGATCTGGCGGGGGGCCTGGCGTCGGCCGCGACGGCGCGCTCGATCACGGAGGCCGCGGAGCAGCTGGGGCGGGTCCTGGTGTCGCTCTCCGAGCTGCTCCACCACCCGCAGGCCCAGGAGCCGCTGCGGCGGCTCGGCCGGTCGCCGTTCGCGGAGCGGCTGCTCGACGACTTCCTCCGCCTGGCCGACGCGCACGGCAGCTTCCGCGACGTGCTGGTCGCGCTCACCGCGCTCCAGGCCGAGGCGCGCGCGGCGCTGCGGCGCGAGGACCCGGCGCGCCTGGCGTCCGCCGCGCGCGGGCTCCGTCGGTCCGGCCGCGACCTCCCGCGGATCGCCTCCTCCGCCCGCGCCGTGGCCGGCAaggcgccgcctcccgcgcccgcgGGCCTCCCGTCGGACGCGGCCGCtctcgccgccgccatcgtcgacGCGGCGGCGGCCGTCGCGTCCGCCTCGGCCGCGGTCTTCTCCGGCGTGTCCGCCCTGTCCATTGCCGCCGCCACGGCCCGCGTCGACGTCGTCAGCGCGCCGTGCTGGATGCCCTCGCCCGCAAGGTTCGCCTCCTCGTCGGCCGCGCCGAGAACCGGCCACCACATCGTCACCACCAAGCCCTCGTCCATGCGCATATGGTGGGTCGCCGACCTGATGCGCTGGATGTCGCGCGCGAAGCGCCGGTCGGCGAGCAAGCAGCACGCCGACGACGGCTGCTCCGCCAAGCAGCCCCAGCCCGACGCGGCCCTGGTCGACCTAGACCCGGAGGAGGAGGACAGGAAGGCGGCGTTTGAGCGCATGGACAACCTCGGGCGGTGCGTCGCGGACGTGGAGAGCAGCGGCGAGAACGTCTTCCGGGCCCTGGTCAACACGAGAGTCTCCCTGCTCAACATTCTCAGCCCAAGCTTCTGA